A single genomic interval of Oryzomonas sagensis harbors:
- a CDS encoding HU family DNA-binding protein, producing MHRARKESTMTKAELAVKIAEAAGITKTQAEKALKGFIDATTAALRSGEKVTLIGFGTFSAVTRKARTGRNPQTGKALKIPAKTVGKFSAGKPLKDLKAAAPKKAAPKKAAPKKAKKK from the coding sequence ATTCATAGAGCTCGAAAGGAGAGCACAATGACCAAGGCAGAGCTGGCAGTAAAGATCGCAGAGGCGGCAGGAATCACCAAGACGCAGGCTGAAAAGGCCCTCAAGGGGTTCATCGATGCTACAACCGCAGCACTCAGGAGTGGCGAAAAAGTCACCTTGATCGGCTTCGGTACCTTCAGTGCGGTCACGCGAAAAGCTCGTACCGGACGGAACCCCCAGACCGGCAAGGCTCTCAAGATTCCGGCCAAGACCGTTGGCAAGTTCTCCGCAGGCAAACCTTTGAAAGACCTTAAGGCAGCTGCGCCGAAGAAAGCCGCTCCCAAAAAGGCGGCTCCTAAAAAGGCAAAAAAGAAATAG
- a CDS encoding 50S ribosomal protein L25 codes for MQQKLMNIELRSKTGKGVSRQLRNADMVPGVVYGKGMDPVAVSIKYRDLQDALAGEGGQNNLITLVGGGSLDQSMAIIADMQRDALRGTYRHVDLHRINMNEKLRVTVPVILKGTAAGVKEGGLLDLAHHELHVECLPGNIPDNIEIDITNLQLNHSIHIGEIPLPDGVKLLENPKTPVVSVLGRTKEEAEEDAAAAAAAAAPAEPAA; via the coding sequence ATGCAACAGAAACTGATGAACATCGAACTGAGATCGAAGACCGGCAAGGGCGTCAGCCGCCAGTTGAGAAATGCCGATATGGTCCCCGGCGTCGTGTACGGCAAGGGAATGGATCCTGTTGCGGTAAGCATCAAATATCGTGATCTTCAGGATGCCCTTGCAGGCGAAGGCGGCCAGAACAACCTGATCACCCTGGTGGGAGGCGGCAGCCTGGACCAGAGCATGGCCATCATTGCCGATATGCAGCGTGACGCGCTCAGAGGCACCTATCGCCACGTCGACCTCCACCGCATCAACATGAACGAAAAACTGCGCGTTACGGTCCCGGTCATCCTGAAGGGCACCGCCGCAGGCGTCAAGGAAGGTGGCCTGCTGGACCTGGCCCATCACGAACTGCACGTGGAATGTCTGCCGGGCAATATCCCCGACAACATCGAGATCGACATCACCAACCTGCAACTCAACCACTCGATCCATATCGGCGAGATTCCTCTCCCGGATGGGGTCAAACTGCTCGAAAACCCCAAGACCCCCGTGGTCAGCGTCCTCGGCAGAACCAAGGAAGAAGCGGAAGAAGATGCCGCAGCAGCAGCGGCTGCCGCAGCCCCCGCCGAACCTGCCGCGTAA
- a CDS encoding ribose-phosphate pyrophosphokinase codes for MLDKIKIFSGNSNPTLALKICEALKMPLGAARVRRFSDGEVMVEINENVRGRDVYVIQSTCAPTNDNLMELLVMTDALKRASAATITAVVPYYGYARQDRKAAPRTPITAKLVADLITTAGIDRVVTVDLHAGQIQGFFDIPVDNLYAAPVILNHLKGRFDGQPIVMVTPDAGGTERARAFAKRLECSLAVIDKRRTGPNVAEVMHLIGDVRGKIAIILDDMIDTAGTLTQAAKALKENGATAVYACATHGVLSGPAIERINNSEISEVVLTDTLPLGDKENMTSKITMLSVSGLLAEAIRRIHEDESVSSLFV; via the coding sequence ATGCTCGACAAGATCAAAATCTTTTCCGGCAATTCCAACCCAACCCTTGCCCTGAAAATTTGCGAGGCCCTCAAGATGCCGTTGGGGGCGGCCCGTGTCCGCAGGTTTTCGGACGGCGAGGTTATGGTTGAAATCAACGAAAACGTCCGTGGCCGTGATGTCTATGTCATCCAGTCCACCTGCGCCCCGACCAACGACAACCTGATGGAACTGCTGGTCATGACCGACGCCCTCAAACGGGCCTCCGCCGCGACCATCACCGCAGTGGTTCCCTATTACGGATACGCCCGCCAGGATCGCAAGGCCGCGCCCCGCACCCCGATCACCGCCAAACTGGTGGCCGACCTGATCACCACGGCCGGTATCGACCGGGTGGTAACGGTAGACCTGCACGCCGGCCAGATTCAGGGGTTCTTCGATATCCCGGTGGACAATCTCTATGCGGCGCCCGTCATCCTCAACCACCTGAAGGGCCGCTTCGACGGCCAGCCGATCGTGATGGTAACCCCGGATGCGGGCGGCACCGAACGCGCCCGGGCTTTTGCCAAACGGCTGGAATGCTCACTGGCGGTGATCGATAAACGCCGCACCGGCCCCAACGTTGCCGAGGTCATGCACCTGATCGGCGATGTGCGCGGCAAGATCGCCATCATTCTGGACGACATGATCGACACCGCCGGAACACTGACCCAGGCGGCCAAGGCGCTCAAGGAGAACGGCGCCACTGCCGTCTACGCCTGCGCCACCCATGGCGTGCTCTCCGGTCCGGCCATCGAACGTATCAACAATTCGGAGATCTCCGAGGTCGTGTTGACCGACACCCTCCCGCTGGGAGACAAGGAAAACATGACATCGAAGATTACGATGCTGTCCGTGTCGGGGCTTCTGGCGGAGGCCATCCGCCGCATCCATGAGGACGAATCCGTCAGCTCGCTTTTTGTTTAG
- a CDS encoding carbon-nitrogen hydrolase → MTRLIRTALIQQRCGNDKGANLERSCAMIRRAAADGAALVVLQELHAGPYFCQVEDPALFDMAEPIPGAASRAIAGLAGELGVVVVASLFERRAPGLYHNTAVVFEKDGSTAGVYRKMHIPDDPGFYEKFYFTPGDLGFNPIKTSVGTLGVLVCWDQWYPEAARMMALAGADLLIYPTAIGWDPADGTAEQERQRDAWITVQRGHAVANGLPLLAVNRVGFEPSPLHPETGIRFWGSSFAAGPQGELLAEASREDEEILLVDLDLARSETVRRIWPFLRDRRIDAYGDLVKRFRD, encoded by the coding sequence ATGACGCGACTCATCAGGACGGCATTGATTCAGCAGCGTTGCGGCAACGATAAAGGCGCAAACCTGGAGAGGAGTTGCGCCATGATCAGGCGCGCCGCGGCCGATGGGGCTGCGCTGGTGGTCCTGCAGGAATTGCATGCCGGCCCGTACTTCTGCCAGGTGGAGGACCCCGCCCTGTTCGACATGGCCGAGCCGATCCCGGGTGCCGCCAGCCGCGCCATTGCCGGTCTGGCCGGCGAGTTGGGGGTGGTCGTTGTGGCCTCGCTCTTCGAGCGCCGTGCCCCCGGCCTGTACCACAACACCGCTGTGGTCTTCGAAAAGGATGGCTCAACAGCCGGCGTCTACCGCAAGATGCACATCCCCGACGACCCGGGCTTTTACGAGAAATTCTATTTTACGCCCGGCGATCTGGGGTTCAATCCGATCAAGACCTCGGTCGGCACCCTCGGGGTCCTGGTCTGCTGGGACCAGTGGTATCCCGAGGCGGCCCGCATGATGGCCCTGGCCGGGGCCGATCTCCTCATCTATCCCACCGCCATCGGTTGGGACCCGGCCGACGGCACGGCTGAGCAGGAGCGCCAGCGGGACGCCTGGATCACCGTCCAGCGCGGCCATGCCGTGGCCAATGGCCTGCCGCTTCTGGCCGTCAACCGGGTCGGGTTCGAGCCGTCCCCCCTCCATCCCGAAACCGGAATCCGGTTCTGGGGAAGCAGTTTTGCGGCCGGGCCCCAAGGGGAACTGCTGGCGGAGGCCTCGCGGGAGGATGAAGAAATCCTGCTGGTGGACCTGGATCTGGCGCGGAGCGAAACCGTGCGGCGCATCTGGCCGTTCCTGCGCGACCGGCGTATCGACGCCTACGGGGACCTGGTGAAGCGTTTCCGGGATTGA
- a CDS encoding pyridoxal phosphate-dependent aminotransferase encodes MAIATKIAGFISRSSWIRKMFEEGEILRREFGADNVYDFTLGNPNVEPPEAFYRELLSLAQHPLPGMHSYMNNAGYTETRAAVAAKLAKDSGLPVTFEHVVMTCGAGGALNVVLKTILNPGDEVIVLAPYFVEYVSYIDNHGGVPVPVWTDRDTFQLDVDAIERALTPKTRAIIVCSPNNPTGVIYPAESLRKLGDLLERTQQKTSRHIYVISDEPYARITYDGKHVPNIFPLVENAVIVTSHSKDLALPGERIGYLAINPRMPTAMQFMGGAIYCNRVLGFVNAPALMQRLVANLQDETVDIEPYRAKRDLLLRELTAMGFKVVKPDGAFYLFPASPLADDVAFIKLAQKHRILLVPGSGFGAPGFFRIAYCVDMGMIERSLPAWRALAQETGLKG; translated from the coding sequence ATGGCCATCGCTACCAAAATTGCCGGATTCATCTCACGCTCATCCTGGATTCGCAAGATGTTCGAGGAGGGGGAAATTCTGCGCCGGGAATTCGGTGCCGACAACGTCTATGACTTCACCCTGGGGAACCCAAATGTGGAACCACCCGAAGCCTTCTACCGCGAGCTTCTGTCCTTGGCCCAACATCCCCTGCCCGGCATGCACAGCTATATGAACAATGCGGGCTACACCGAAACCCGGGCCGCCGTGGCGGCCAAACTGGCCAAGGATTCCGGACTGCCGGTCACCTTCGAACACGTGGTCATGACCTGCGGGGCGGGAGGGGCACTCAACGTGGTGCTCAAGACCATCCTCAATCCGGGGGACGAGGTTATCGTCCTGGCCCCCTATTTTGTGGAATACGTATCGTACATCGACAACCACGGCGGCGTCCCGGTGCCGGTCTGGACCGACCGCGACACCTTCCAGCTCGACGTGGACGCCATCGAGCGGGCGCTCACACCGAAGACGCGCGCCATCATCGTCTGCTCTCCCAACAACCCTACCGGGGTGATCTATCCTGCGGAAAGCCTGCGTAAACTCGGCGATCTCCTGGAGAGGACGCAGCAGAAGACCAGCCGCCATATTTACGTCATCTCCGATGAGCCCTACGCCCGCATTACCTATGACGGCAAGCACGTCCCCAACATCTTCCCGCTGGTAGAAAATGCCGTCATCGTTACCTCCCACAGCAAAGACCTGGCCCTGCCGGGCGAGCGGATCGGGTACCTGGCCATCAACCCGCGCATGCCCACCGCCATGCAGTTCATGGGAGGCGCCATCTACTGCAACCGGGTTCTGGGGTTCGTCAATGCCCCGGCCCTCATGCAGCGCCTGGTGGCCAACCTGCAGGACGAGACGGTGGATATCGAACCGTATCGGGCGAAACGCGATCTTCTGTTGCGGGAACTGACCGCCATGGGGTTCAAGGTGGTCAAGCCGGACGGCGCCTTTTATCTCTTCCCCGCCTCCCCCCTGGCCGACGACGTGGCATTCATCAAACTGGCCCAGAAACACCGCATCCTCCTGGTGCCCGGAAGCGGATTCGGGGCGCCCGGCTTTTTCAGGATCGCCTACTGCGTGGACATGGGCATGATCGAGCGGAGCCTGCCGGCCTGGCGCGCATTGGCCCAGGAAACCGGGCTCAAAGGATAA
- a CDS encoding B12-binding domain-containing radical SAM protein produces MRITLVSLHPAPSPQAIPLANAFLKGCAADTGVDIHLEDFFVGDDTLECARNLAERQPAAIGFSLYVWNRAACLAIAAEVRRRMPRVLLFAGGPEVTADPHGVLDGSSLDLVIVGEGEKPFAALCTRLAGNAPLEGIPGILLPGAATPFAPAAPLADLDAIPSPYLGGLLDYGRYPGILWQLSRGCGFTCDFCFDSRGQHGVRRFSLERIESELRHFAKGGVAQVFVLDSTFNQDLKRAKAILKLIKRIAPGIHFHFEVRSEFIDRELATLFSQITCSLQIGLQSADSHVLRGVGRSFRPDDFAARTNLLNESGATFGFDLIYGLPGDTLAGFRRSLDFALALYPNHLDIFPLAVLPGTPLAERSAAIGLNHLPQPPYTLLSSPTISADDMTVAQRLATACDIFYTRGKAVAWFNEAVKALKTSPSDFLDLFSQWLLTVQDAQISESDLDDQAVWQLQRGFLGSAFGKPGLKRLLPMVLDLVDYHYHYAAALLAPPERPPGRNRDKGRLLHLPLRLAGSVRLVEFHYEILEILDAGVPDIRRLADTLVPAGSFAVIYPGRDGVCTESLAEPYFRLLERLNGTDPAGRIAADVQLEADEATHFLLFAQAEGIVLRS; encoded by the coding sequence GTGCGCATCACCCTTGTCTCACTTCATCCCGCCCCTTCCCCCCAGGCGATTCCCCTTGCCAACGCCTTTTTGAAAGGCTGTGCGGCTGACACAGGCGTAGACATACATTTGGAGGATTTTTTTGTCGGCGACGACACCCTCGAATGTGCCCGCAACCTGGCGGAACGGCAGCCTGCAGCCATCGGTTTTTCCCTGTATGTGTGGAACCGCGCCGCCTGCCTGGCAATCGCGGCCGAGGTGCGCCGCCGCATGCCCCGGGTACTGCTCTTCGCCGGCGGGCCGGAGGTGACCGCCGACCCGCACGGCGTGCTCGACGGGTCCTCCCTGGACCTGGTCATCGTGGGTGAAGGGGAAAAACCTTTTGCGGCCCTCTGCACGCGACTGGCCGGCAACGCCCCCCTGGAGGGCATCCCCGGCATACTGCTGCCAGGGGCGGCGACGCCCTTTGCCCCCGCCGCCCCCTTGGCCGATCTGGACGCCATCCCCTCCCCCTACCTGGGGGGGCTTCTGGATTACGGCCGTTATCCGGGCATCCTGTGGCAGCTTTCCCGTGGCTGCGGCTTTACCTGCGATTTTTGTTTCGACTCCCGGGGCCAGCACGGCGTACGGCGCTTTTCCCTGGAGCGGATCGAATCCGAACTGCGCCATTTTGCCAAGGGCGGGGTAGCCCAGGTCTTTGTGCTCGACTCCACGTTCAACCAGGACTTGAAAAGGGCCAAGGCCATCCTGAAACTGATCAAAAGAATCGCGCCCGGCATCCACTTCCACTTCGAAGTCCGCAGCGAGTTCATCGACCGGGAACTGGCCACTCTCTTCTCCCAAATCACCTGCTCGCTGCAGATCGGCCTGCAAAGCGCCGACAGCCATGTCCTGCGGGGGGTTGGGCGTTCCTTTCGGCCCGACGACTTTGCCGCGCGGACCAACCTGCTCAACGAAAGCGGCGCCACCTTCGGCTTCGACCTTATCTACGGCCTGCCCGGCGACACCCTGGCGGGTTTCCGCCGCAGCCTGGACTTTGCCCTGGCGCTCTACCCCAACCACCTGGACATCTTCCCCCTGGCGGTGCTGCCCGGCACCCCCCTTGCCGAACGGAGCGCCGCCATCGGCCTCAACCATCTGCCCCAGCCGCCCTACACCCTGCTCTCCTCCCCCACGATCTCGGCCGACGACATGACCGTGGCGCAGCGCCTGGCAACGGCCTGCGACATCTTCTACACCCGGGGCAAGGCCGTGGCCTGGTTCAATGAGGCCGTCAAAGCCCTCAAGACATCCCCCAGCGATTTTCTGGACCTGTTTTCCCAATGGCTGCTGACCGTGCAAGACGCCCAGATCAGCGAAAGCGATCTGGACGACCAGGCGGTCTGGCAACTCCAACGGGGCTTTCTGGGCAGCGCATTCGGCAAACCGGGCCTGAAACGGCTTCTGCCGATGGTTCTCGACCTGGTGGATTACCACTACCACTATGCCGCCGCACTCCTGGCCCCGCCGGAACGACCGCCGGGACGAAACAGGGACAAGGGGCGCCTCCTGCACCTACCGCTGCGGCTGGCAGGGTCGGTCCGTCTGGTGGAATTTCACTACGAAATCCTGGAGATACTGGATGCCGGCGTGCCGGACATCCGCCGCCTGGCCGACACCCTGGTCCCGGCCGGCTCCTTTGCCGTCATCTATCCGGGCCGCGACGGGGTCTGCACCGAGTCTCTGGCCGAACCCTATTTCCGTCTTCTGGAGCGATTGAACGGCACGGACCCGGCCGGGCGCATCGCAGCCGATGTGCAGCTTGAGGCCGACGAGGCAACGCATTTTCTTCTGTTTGCCCAGGCCGAGGGGATCGTGCTGCGGAGTTGA
- the ispE gene encoding 4-(cytidine 5'-diphospho)-2-C-methyl-D-erythritol kinase — MKSLTLQAPAKVNYRLDVIRRRPDGYHDLRMVMQRVNLCDIITITLTETPGVTVTCSKNGVPDGPGNIAWKAAKALLDLADQGLGAVIDIAKNIPVAAGLGGGSSDAATVLMGMNELLALQLPEQRLMEIGLTLGADVPFFVFQKPALAEGVGEQLAPMPAMPPVWVLLVNPGVHVSTAWVYRSLQLTNRDGLAKLPELFRSIEDICSIFSNDLESVTIPAFPVIAEIKEIMLREGAAGAMMSGSGPTVFGLFRDRESAEQARAVLTAGTGWFAAVAETI, encoded by the coding sequence GTGAAGAGCCTGACGTTACAAGCCCCTGCCAAGGTCAACTACCGCCTGGACGTGATCCGGCGCCGCCCCGACGGCTATCACGATCTGCGCATGGTCATGCAGCGGGTCAACCTGTGCGATATCATTACCATTACCCTGACCGAGACCCCCGGCGTCACCGTTACCTGCAGCAAAAACGGCGTGCCCGACGGGCCGGGAAACATCGCCTGGAAGGCAGCCAAAGCCTTGCTCGACCTGGCGGACCAGGGGCTGGGGGCGGTCATCGACATCGCCAAGAACATCCCCGTTGCGGCCGGGCTGGGCGGGGGGAGCAGCGATGCCGCCACGGTGCTGATGGGCATGAATGAGCTGTTGGCCCTTCAGCTCCCGGAACAGCGCCTCATGGAGATCGGCCTTACCCTGGGGGCCGATGTGCCCTTCTTCGTCTTTCAAAAACCGGCCCTGGCGGAGGGCGTCGGCGAACAGCTCGCCCCCATGCCGGCCATGCCGCCCGTCTGGGTGCTGCTGGTCAACCCCGGTGTGCATGTTTCCACGGCCTGGGTTTATCGAAGTTTACAGTTGACAAACCGGGACGGTCTGGCTAAACTCCCCGAGCTTTTTCGGAGTATTGAGGATATCTGTTCGATCTTTTCCAACGACCTGGAATCGGTAACCATCCCCGCTTTTCCCGTAATTGCCGAGATCAAGGAAATCATGCTTCGCGAGGGTGCGGCAGGCGCCATGATGTCCGGCAGCGGCCCCACCGTCTTCGGTCTCTTCCGGGACCGGGAAAGCGCCGAGCAGGCCCGCGCCGTTCTGACCGCCGGCACCGGCTGGTTCGCCGCCGTTGCCGAAACAATCTAG
- a CDS encoding agmatine deiminase family protein, whose product MNPRFPAEWEAQDGVLLAWPHEGTDWSPMLDDVQPAFVEIIRRIARFERVLLTAPSAASARECLAAAGVDLGRVVVCEVPSNDTWARDFGPLTVIFNDRPVLLDFGFNGWGLKFAANHDNLISKRLKELGALVPNLKTVGLVLEGGSVESDGLGTILTTAECLLSPNRNPQLDKGEIELALASLLGAGRVLWLNHGFLAGDDTDSHIDTLARICPDNIIVYTACDDPRDEHYQELKLMEEELRAFRAPDGSPYRLLPLPWPKARFDDQAHRLPATYANFLVINGAVLVPTYRDPEKDEPAMACIGQAFPGREIIGIDCLPLLEQHGSLHCVTMQLPQGVLP is encoded by the coding sequence GTGAATCCGAGATTTCCCGCCGAATGGGAGGCGCAGGACGGCGTCCTGCTGGCCTGGCCCCACGAGGGCACCGATTGGTCCCCTATGCTGGACGATGTCCAGCCGGCCTTTGTCGAGATTATCCGCCGGATCGCCCGGTTTGAGCGGGTGCTGTTGACCGCGCCCAGCGCCGCCTCGGCCCGGGAGTGCCTGGCCGCCGCCGGCGTCGACCTGGGCAGGGTCGTTGTCTGCGAGGTGCCCAGCAATGATACCTGGGCCCGGGACTTTGGCCCCCTGACGGTAATCTTCAACGATCGGCCGGTGCTGCTGGACTTCGGCTTCAACGGCTGGGGGCTCAAGTTCGCCGCCAACCATGATAATTTGATCTCCAAACGGCTCAAGGAACTGGGGGCGTTGGTCCCCAACCTCAAGACCGTCGGCCTGGTTCTGGAAGGGGGCAGCGTCGAGAGCGACGGGCTCGGCACCATCCTGACCACCGCCGAATGCCTGCTATCGCCCAATCGCAACCCGCAACTGGACAAGGGGGAGATCGAACTGGCCCTGGCCTCCCTTCTGGGGGCCGGCCGGGTGCTGTGGCTCAATCACGGTTTCCTGGCCGGGGACGACACCGATTCCCATATCGACACACTGGCGCGCATCTGCCCGGATAATATCATCGTCTATACGGCCTGCGACGATCCCCGGGACGAACACTATCAGGAGTTGAAACTGATGGAGGAGGAACTCCGGGCCTTCCGGGCTCCGGATGGCTCGCCCTACCGCCTGCTCCCGCTTCCCTGGCCCAAGGCCCGCTTCGATGACCAGGCCCACCGCCTGCCGGCCACCTACGCCAATTTTCTGGTGATCAACGGCGCCGTGCTGGTCCCCACCTACCGGGACCCGGAAAAGGACGAACCGGCCATGGCGTGCATCGGTCAGGCCTTTCCCGGCCGGGAGATCATCGGCATCGACTGCCTGCCGCTCCTGGAACAGCACGGCTCCCTGCACTGCGTGACCATGCAGTTGCCCCAGGGGGTTCTGCCATGA
- the pth gene encoding aminoacyl-tRNA hydrolase, with amino-acid sequence MKTLLIAGLGNPGPTYQWTRHNAGFLFLDRLAHRENLSITRKSFSGLAGEWSRGDVRLILLKPQTFMNLSGKSVMQALQFYKLPLSNLVVIHDELDLPFGTARFKQGGGHGGHNGLRSIMEQLGKGDFIRLRIGIGKPVHGDTSNYVLGNIPPDQMETLPKILDGGRDMLEMMLDEGLPKAMSMFNNRNFLE; translated from the coding sequence ATGAAGACTTTACTCATAGCGGGGCTGGGTAATCCCGGCCCCACGTACCAATGGACCCGCCACAATGCGGGTTTCCTTTTTTTGGATCGCCTGGCCCACCGGGAAAACCTCTCCATAACCCGCAAGTCCTTTTCCGGGCTGGCGGGCGAATGGAGCCGCGGCGACGTCCGTCTGATCCTGCTCAAGCCGCAGACCTTCATGAACCTCTCCGGCAAGTCGGTCATGCAGGCGCTCCAGTTTTACAAACTCCCCCTGTCGAACCTGGTCGTGATCCATGACGAGCTCGACCTGCCGTTCGGAACGGCACGCTTCAAGCAGGGGGGCGGGCATGGCGGGCACAACGGCCTGCGCTCCATCATGGAACAACTCGGCAAGGGGGATTTCATCAGGCTGCGCATCGGCATCGGCAAACCGGTCCACGGGGATACGAGCAACTATGTCCTGGGGAACATCCCCCCGGACCAGATGGAGACCCTTCCCAAAATACTGGACGGCGGCCGGGACATGCTGGAGATGATGCTGGACGAGGGCCTGCCCAAGGCCATGAGCATGTTCAACAACCGCAATTTCCTGGAATAA